One window from the genome of Cryptosporangium phraense encodes:
- a CDS encoding ABC transporter ATP-binding protein — MLAVSGLSRAFGGVYAVRDVSLEVPAGQLHGLIGPNGAGKSTLFNLVAGLLRPDAGSVSLEGSVLDRIPAHRRAAAGIAIVFQGARTFPGLSTLENVMVGAHTQARHGFVAAALRLGRCRREERAIRASALSALDRVGLTDWADTPASSLPLGQQRRAQLARALCASPRLLLLDEPAAGLRAAERSSLAAVLEDLREEGLTMMLVEHDVGFVSRLADQVTVLDLGSVIASGTPSAVRGDPAVVKAYLGSDA; from the coding sequence ATGCTCGCGGTCTCCGGCCTGTCGCGGGCGTTCGGAGGCGTCTACGCGGTGCGGGACGTGTCGCTGGAGGTGCCGGCCGGGCAGTTGCACGGGCTGATCGGGCCGAACGGGGCCGGCAAGTCGACGTTGTTCAACCTGGTCGCGGGGTTGTTACGGCCCGACGCGGGGTCGGTGTCGCTGGAGGGCTCCGTGCTCGACCGGATCCCCGCGCACCGGCGGGCGGCCGCGGGCATCGCGATCGTGTTCCAGGGCGCCCGGACGTTCCCGGGGCTGTCGACCCTGGAGAACGTGATGGTCGGGGCGCACACCCAGGCCCGGCACGGGTTCGTGGCGGCGGCGCTGCGGCTGGGGCGCTGCCGTCGGGAGGAGCGGGCGATCCGGGCGTCGGCTCTCTCGGCGTTGGACCGCGTCGGGTTGACCGACTGGGCCGACACCCCGGCCTCGTCGCTGCCGCTGGGCCAGCAGCGCCGGGCCCAGCTGGCCCGGGCGCTGTGCGCGTCACCGCGGCTGCTGCTGCTCGACGAACCGGCGGCCGGGCTGCGTGCGGCCGAGCGGTCGTCGCTGGCCGCGGTGCTGGAAGACCTCCGCGAGGAAGGGCTGACGATGATGCTCGTCGAGCACGACGTCGGGTTCGTGTCCCGGCTGGCCGACCAGGTGACCGTGCTTGACCTGGGGTCGGTGATCGCCTCGGGGACGCCGTCCGCGGTGCGGGGCGACCCGGCGGTGGTCAAGGCCTACCTGGGTTCCGATGCTTGA